One part of the Humulus lupulus chromosome 9, drHumLupu1.1, whole genome shotgun sequence genome encodes these proteins:
- the LOC133799914 gene encoding uncharacterized protein LOC133799914: protein MPQHSNRGSLKIQHRPPFPQRFQKQKQDAQFEEFLDVLKQLDINIPLVEALEKMPNYVKFVKDILTKKRMLGEFETMALTKECSSFLQNKLPPKMIDPRSFTITCTIGDSYRGMALYDFGASINLMPVYIFKQFGIGEVKPTMVTLQLADRSLAHLDGKIEDVLVRVDKFIFPANFIVLDYEVDIEVPIILGRPFLAIGRTLIDVEKGELTMRPQDEQVTFKVFNPICSPDELGNFLVIHVMDSNMEEEIPTKYNQSLKMKLTPEKFEKEPWKSVKKGIVSHARAT, encoded by the coding sequence ATGCCGCAACATAGCAACCGAGGAAGTTTAAAAATACAACATCGACCCCCTTTTCCTCAAAGATTTCAGAAGCAGAAGCAAGATGCTCAATTCGAGGAATTTCTAGATGTTTTAAAGCAGCTGGATATTAACATTCCACTTGTGGAGGCTCTTGAGAAAATGCCCAATTATGTGAAGTTCGTGAAGGATATTCTCACAAAAAAGCGTATGTTGGGAGAGTTTGAAACTATGGCTCTAACCAAGGAGTGTAGCTCATTTTTGCAAAATAAATTGCCTCCTAAAATGATAGATCCAAGGAGTTTCACCATTACATGTACTATTGGAGATTCTTATCGTGGGATGGCCTTATATGACTTCGGTGCTAGCATTAATTTGATGCCAGTGTATATTTTTAAGCAATTTGGGATTGGAGAAGTCAAACCTACTATGGTTACTCTTCAACTTGCTGATAGATCTCTTGCTCACCTTGATGGGAAGATTGAAGATGTGTTGGTAAGAGTTGACAAATTCATTTTCCCCGCTAACTTTATTGTTCTAGACTATGAGGTGGATATAGAGGTGCCTAttattttggggagaccatttcTTGCTATAGGTAGAACTTTGATTGACGTGGAAAAAGGGGAGCTCACAATGCGACCTCAAGATGAGCAAGTAACTTTCAAGGTATTCAATCCTATATGTTCTCCAGATGAGTTGGGGAATTTTTTGGTCATTCATGTCATGGACTCTAATATGGAGGAAGAGATACCCACAAAGTATAACCAGAGTTTGAAGATGAAGCTAACTCCTGAAAAATTTGAGAAAGAGCCATGGAAAAGTGTAAAAAAAGGCATAGTCTCACATGCAAGAGCCAcatag